In a genomic window of Thiosocius teredinicola:
- the fliF gene encoding flagellar basal-body MS-ring/collar protein FliF, translating to MAEAGSAKSLPAPGGNAMGNVVDNPWVRQVAVMVGIAASVALGVAVVLWSQAPSYAPLYGNLAEKDASQVIEALQQAGVEFRVDEATGMVMVPSGKIKEIRMKLAGQGLPNSAGMGFELLQQDTGFGTSQLVEKARYQQAMQGELARTIATIGAVQSARVHLAMPKQSVFVRKRQPPSASVTLRLHNGRILEDEQVEAIVHLVASSVPELETGNVTVVDQKGRLLSGDVNNREMKLSATQFEHTRRIEDHYRERIEALLAPIVGRDRVRAQVTADVDFTVTEQTQERYNPDQPALRSEQVNEEQSRNGAAAGGIPGALSNQPPAAGAAPENAVAQGGAEAEGTPLNLSKQQTRNYELDRVVSHTRMSPVALRRLSIAVVVDDIATAAADGAVTTRERTPEEIERLTELVREAVGFDARRGDSVRVMNSSFLVPEPVADLPEVPLWEQGWFLDIVKQVGGLLLVVLLIFMVLRPAIKRLTATHAEVAGMPAMAGAGGGAASVEGPLRDGADGEGEDMLLGSDGEPIRLPGGGKYENIMDAARQLVEEDPKRVAQLVKTWVKEEAA from the coding sequence ATGGCCGAAGCTGGCAGCGCTAAAAGTCTTCCTGCACCCGGTGGGAACGCGATGGGCAACGTGGTCGACAACCCGTGGGTTCGCCAAGTTGCAGTGATGGTCGGTATCGCGGCGAGCGTCGCCCTGGGCGTCGCTGTCGTGTTGTGGTCGCAGGCACCGAGTTACGCGCCGTTATACGGCAACCTCGCTGAGAAGGACGCCAGCCAGGTCATCGAGGCGCTGCAGCAGGCCGGCGTCGAGTTCCGCGTCGACGAAGCCACCGGCATGGTGATGGTGCCATCCGGCAAGATCAAAGAGATCCGTATGAAACTCGCCGGCCAGGGCTTGCCCAACAGTGCCGGTATGGGTTTCGAGCTGTTGCAACAGGACACCGGTTTCGGCACCAGCCAGCTGGTTGAGAAGGCGCGCTATCAACAGGCCATGCAGGGCGAGTTGGCGCGCACCATTGCAACCATCGGCGCGGTGCAGAGCGCACGCGTGCATCTGGCAATGCCCAAGCAATCGGTGTTCGTGCGCAAGCGTCAGCCGCCGAGCGCATCGGTCACCCTGCGTCTGCATAACGGGCGCATACTCGAAGATGAACAGGTCGAAGCGATTGTGCACTTGGTTGCATCGAGCGTGCCCGAACTGGAAACCGGCAACGTCACGGTCGTCGATCAGAAGGGTCGCCTGCTCAGCGGCGACGTCAACAATCGCGAGATGAAGCTGTCAGCGACCCAGTTCGAACACACACGGCGCATCGAAGATCACTACCGTGAACGCATCGAGGCCTTGTTGGCGCCGATCGTCGGTCGCGACCGGGTGCGTGCACAGGTCACGGCGGACGTCGACTTCACGGTTACCGAACAGACACAAGAGCGCTACAACCCGGATCAGCCGGCGCTGCGCAGCGAGCAGGTCAACGAAGAGCAATCGCGCAACGGTGCCGCTGCCGGCGGTATCCCGGGCGCATTGAGCAACCAGCCGCCGGCGGCCGGTGCTGCACCGGAGAATGCCGTTGCCCAGGGTGGGGCCGAGGCCGAAGGTACGCCGCTCAATCTGAGCAAGCAGCAAACCCGTAACTACGAACTCGACCGCGTGGTCAGCCATACCCGCATGTCGCCGGTGGCGCTGCGTCGCCTGTCGATCGCGGTGGTGGTCGACGACATCGCGACGGCCGCTGCAGACGGTGCGGTGACGACGCGTGAGCGCACGCCGGAAGAGATCGAACGCCTGACCGAACTGGTGCGCGAAGCGGTGGGCTTCGATGCGCGTCGCGGCGACAGCGTGCGGGTCATGAACAGCTCCTTCCTGGTGCCCGAGCCGGTCGCTGATCTGCCCGAGGTGCCGCTGTGGGAGCAGGGCTGGTTCCTCGATATCGTCAAGCAGGTCGGCGGTCTGTTGCTGGTGGTGCTGTTGATCTTCATGGTGCTGCGCCCGGCGATCAAGCGCCTGACGGCCACGCATGCCGAAGTGGCCGGCATGCCGGCCATGGCAGGCGCCGGTGGTGGCGCGGCCAGTGTCGAGGGGCCGTTGCGCGATGGCGCAGACGGCGAGGGAGAAGACATGTTGCTGGGCAGCGACGGCGAGCCGATCCGTCTGCCCGGTGGCGGCAAGTACGAAAACATCATGGACGCCGCACGTCAGCTGGTTGAGGAGGATCCGAAGCGGGTCGCTCAGTTGGTCAAGACCTGGGTGAAAGAGGAAGCGGCCTGA
- the fliE gene encoding flagellar hook-basal body complex protein FliE, translating to MSTPEINQVLAQMRVARAQAMGGAEAMQQVPENDFRDLLNKSISAVNETQQNANALKTGFEQGQPGIDLADVMIAVQKSSVSFQAMVEVRNKLVEAYKNVMNMPV from the coding sequence ATGAGTACTCCGGAAATCAACCAGGTTTTGGCCCAGATGCGAGTCGCACGTGCGCAGGCCATGGGCGGCGCCGAGGCGATGCAACAGGTGCCCGAGAACGATTTTCGCGACCTGTTGAACAAGTCGATCAGTGCCGTCAACGAAACGCAGCAAAACGCCAATGCGTTGAAGACCGGCTTTGAGCAGGGCCAGCCGGGCATCGACCTGGCCGACGTCATGATCGCCGTGCAGAAATCCAGCGTGTCGTTCCAGGCCATGGTCGAGGTGCGCAACAAGCTGGTCGAAGCCTACAAAAACGTCATGAACATGCCGGTGTAA
- a CDS encoding sigma-54-dependent transcriptional regulator, with the protein MNPSRILVVEDDSALSQALTDTLTLSGYEVLNATDGEQALAKLDRDQVDMVLTDVQMRPMDGRALLRNLRSRFQDLPVLVMTAYGTVEQAVEAMKLGAVDYLAKPFEVDDLLEKVERYLPHHQIENGQMVAEDLRTRELVELANRVAASDATVMIGGESGTGKEVLARYIHARSHRADGAFVAINCAAIPDNMLEAVLFGYEKGAFTGAVRASAGKFEQAQGGTLLLDEISEMSLPLQAKLLRVLQEREVERLGGRDMIQLDVRVLATSNRHLREEVAAGRFREDLFYRLNVFPLTLPPLRERPRDILPLAKHLMGRHLRGGETLPSFEPDAEARLLAHDWPGNVRELDNLMQRALILSNGREVAARDIHFEFQDGNVPAPAAVIPASTPANAAPVEDLNAKGRLTDDLRNVEEQMILDALRNGNGSRKQAAEILGISPRTLRYKLQKLREAGVAIPR; encoded by the coding sequence ATGAACCCCTCGCGTATCCTGGTTGTAGAAGACGACAGCGCACTCTCTCAAGCGCTCACCGACACACTGACGTTGTCGGGCTACGAAGTATTGAATGCCACTGACGGCGAACAGGCCCTGGCCAAGCTCGATCGCGACCAGGTCGACATGGTGTTGACCGACGTGCAGATGCGGCCGATGGACGGCCGTGCGCTGTTGCGCAACCTGCGCTCGCGCTTTCAGGATCTGCCGGTGCTGGTCATGACCGCCTATGGCACCGTTGAACAGGCCGTCGAGGCGATGAAACTCGGTGCGGTCGATTACCTCGCCAAGCCGTTCGAGGTCGATGACTTGCTGGAGAAGGTCGAGCGCTATCTGCCGCATCATCAGATCGAGAACGGCCAGATGGTGGCCGAGGATCTGCGCACCCGCGAGCTGGTCGAACTGGCCAACCGGGTCGCCGCGAGCGACGCGACGGTGATGATCGGCGGTGAGTCGGGTACCGGCAAAGAAGTCTTGGCGCGCTATATCCATGCGCGCTCGCACCGTGCAGACGGCGCCTTCGTCGCGATCAACTGCGCAGCGATCCCGGACAACATGCTCGAGGCGGTATTGTTCGGCTACGAGAAAGGTGCCTTCACCGGTGCGGTACGTGCCAGTGCCGGCAAGTTCGAACAGGCACAGGGCGGTACCCTGCTGCTCGACGAGATCTCCGAGATGAGCCTGCCGTTGCAGGCCAAGCTGTTGCGCGTGTTGCAGGAACGCGAGGTCGAACGCCTCGGCGGTCGCGACATGATTCAACTCGACGTGCGCGTGTTGGCGACGTCGAACCGACACTTGCGTGAAGAAGTCGCGGCGGGGCGTTTCCGCGAAGACCTGTTCTATCGCTTGAATGTCTTCCCGCTGACCCTGCCGCCGCTGCGCGAGCGGCCGCGCGACATCTTGCCGCTGGCAAAGCATCTGATGGGCCGGCACCTGCGCGGCGGCGAAACCTTGCCGTCTTTCGAGCCGGATGCCGAGGCGCGCCTGCTGGCACACGACTGGCCGGGCAACGTGCGCGAACTCGACAACCTGATGCAGCGTGCGCTGATCCTGAGTAACGGCCGTGAGGTCGCCGCCCGGGATATCCACTTCGAATTCCAGGACGGCAATGTGCCGGCACCGGCTGCGGTCATTCCCGCATCAACGCCCGCAAATGCCGCGCCGGTCGAGGATCTCAACGCCAAGGGCCGCCTTACCGACGACCTGCGCAACGTTGAGGAACAGATGATTCTCGATGCGCTGCGCAACGGCAACGGCAGTCGCAAGCAGGCCGCCGAGATCCTCGGCATCAGCCCACGCACGCTGCGCTACAAGCTGCAGAAGCTGCGCGAGGCCGGCGTCGCGATCCCGCGATAA
- a CDS encoding sensor histidine kinase — MPTARSKPVSQSLELEQAFGVFNQLSEQLTSAYGQLEGRVAALTEELNRSRQERLTERAEKEHLADQLGVLLEALPAAIVLVDMRDRVDRFNPAAELLFPGLAWGRRWSEVKQEVVEAEPGPGDWRLRDGRHVSVSQRPLIDRGRILVVVDVTDQRRLQERVERQDRLTAMGEMAAQLAHQVRTPLSTSVLYAGQLAKGGLNEEQRQQFSEKLLAGLRHTEALVREMLAFSRGGNFRNEPIRIADVVATALAGLQPRIRQLGVDVDLQLDAVCDTWIAGNLDALAGAFSNLIDNAMNHGGEGVQVRISACRGDDDSVCLAVEDNGPGIDAAAASRIFDPFFTTRERGTGLGLAVVQAVVLEHGGAVRAGESALAGARFEIQLPTIPTPAQAQTTPRSHVS; from the coding sequence ATGCCCACAGCACGCAGCAAACCGGTCAGCCAATCGCTAGAGCTCGAACAGGCCTTTGGCGTGTTCAATCAGTTGTCTGAACAACTGACGTCGGCCTATGGACAGCTCGAAGGTCGCGTCGCCGCGTTGACCGAAGAGTTGAACCGCTCGCGCCAGGAACGCCTGACCGAACGTGCCGAAAAGGAGCACCTGGCCGATCAGCTCGGCGTGTTGCTTGAAGCGCTACCGGCGGCGATCGTGCTGGTCGACATGCGCGACCGCGTTGACCGTTTCAATCCTGCTGCCGAGCTGTTGTTTCCCGGACTTGCCTGGGGTCGACGCTGGAGCGAGGTCAAGCAGGAAGTGGTCGAGGCCGAGCCCGGCCCGGGTGACTGGCGGTTGCGCGACGGACGTCATGTCAGCGTGTCGCAGCGCCCGTTGATCGACCGTGGCCGGATCCTGGTTGTGGTCGACGTGACCGATCAACGTCGTCTGCAGGAGCGCGTCGAACGTCAGGACCGCCTGACCGCGATGGGCGAGATGGCCGCGCAACTGGCCCACCAGGTACGCACGCCGCTGTCGACCTCGGTGTTGTATGCCGGCCAGCTGGCCAAGGGCGGACTCAACGAAGAACAACGTCAGCAGTTCAGTGAAAAGCTGCTCGCCGGCCTGCGGCATACCGAAGCGCTGGTACGCGAGATGCTGGCCTTCAGCCGCGGCGGCAATTTCCGCAACGAACCGATCCGCATCGCCGACGTGGTCGCCACCGCGTTGGCCGGCCTGCAGCCGCGCATCCGCCAGCTCGGTGTCGATGTCGACCTGCAACTCGATGCGGTCTGCGATACCTGGATCGCCGGCAATCTCGATGCGCTGGCCGGCGCCTTCAGCAACCTCATCGACAACGCCATGAACCACGGCGGCGAAGGTGTGCAGGTGCGCATCAGCGCCTGCCGGGGTGACGACGACAGCGTCTGCCTGGCGGTAGAGGACAACGGTCCCGGCATCGACGCGGCCGCCGCGTCACGCATTTTCGACCCGTTCTTCACCACCCGCGAACGCGGCACCGGCCTCGGTCTTGCCGTGGTGCAGGCCGTGGTGCTCGAACACGGCGGCGCGGTGCGCGCCGGTGAGTCGGCGCTCGCAGGTGCACGATTCGAAATCCAACTTCCCACGATCCCGACGCCTGCTCAGGCGCAGACAACTCCGAGGAGCCACGTCTCATGA
- a CDS encoding sigma-54 dependent transcriptional regulator has product MTPDDEEGQPLNAATVMLVTSDASSLDYLQNILQFIDCDVHVPESPEDLKRVSQRFNDRSMAVFLSSQLEAGNRSAYLSAINELSPRPALIQIQDKSGDEMLVSGDVLGTLRLPCQYDAISSLLHKAQVFDESQRHGEAPRRPLELFRSLSGNGRATRSINKMIEQVADSDATVLILGESGTGKEVVARKLHYHSKRRGRPFVPVNCGAIPGDLLESELFGHEKGAFTGAITARQGRFELAEGGTLFLDEIGDMSMHMQVKLLRVLQERTFERVGSNRTINCNVRIIAATHRNLEQSIREDNFREDLYYRLNVFPIEVPPLRERVEDIPVLVNDLIARIEHEKRGSVRLTPAAITALTHYRWPGNVRELANLIERLAILFPYGVVDVGDLPEKFRAGIPVPAVETPADEESLPVVSMHGDQPNTVSSMPRLPAEGIDLKVHLANMEQSLIRQALEESNGVVAHAAKKLKMRRTTLVEKLRKYGLQRGQELTGL; this is encoded by the coding sequence ATGACGCCCGATGACGAAGAAGGTCAACCTTTGAATGCCGCGACCGTAATGCTTGTGACGTCCGACGCGTCATCGCTCGATTACCTGCAGAACATCTTGCAGTTTATTGACTGTGACGTGCATGTGCCTGAATCGCCAGAAGATTTGAAGCGCGTGTCGCAACGCTTTAACGACCGTTCCATGGCCGTATTCTTGAGCAGCCAGCTCGAGGCCGGCAATCGCAGTGCCTATCTCAGCGCGATCAACGAACTCAGCCCGCGCCCGGCGCTGATCCAGATCCAAGACAAGTCCGGTGACGAAATGCTGGTTAGCGGCGATGTGCTCGGCACGCTGCGCCTGCCTTGTCAGTACGACGCAATTTCGTCTCTTCTGCATAAAGCGCAGGTTTTCGACGAATCGCAGCGCCACGGCGAGGCGCCGCGCCGCCCGCTCGAGCTGTTCCGCAGTCTGTCGGGCAACGGTCGCGCGACGCGCAGCATCAATAAGATGATCGAGCAGGTGGCCGATTCCGACGCCACCGTGTTGATCCTCGGCGAATCCGGCACCGGCAAAGAGGTGGTGGCGCGCAAGCTTCATTATCATTCGAAGCGCCGCGGCCGGCCGTTCGTGCCGGTGAACTGCGGCGCGATACCGGGCGATCTGCTCGAAAGTGAACTGTTCGGTCACGAGAAAGGGGCATTCACTGGCGCCATCACCGCGCGCCAGGGCCGCTTCGAGCTTGCCGAGGGGGGCACGCTGTTTCTCGACGAGATCGGTGACATGAGCATGCATATGCAGGTCAAGCTGCTGCGTGTGCTGCAGGAACGCACCTTCGAACGGGTCGGCAGCAACCGCACGATCAATTGCAACGTGCGCATCATCGCGGCCACCCATCGCAACCTCGAGCAATCGATTCGCGAAGACAATTTCCGCGAAGACCTCTATTACCGCTTGAACGTATTCCCGATCGAGGTGCCGCCGCTGCGCGAGCGGGTCGAAGACATCCCGGTACTGGTCAACGATCTGATTGCACGTATCGAGCATGAAAAGCGCGGTTCGGTGCGTCTGACGCCGGCTGCGATCACCGCGCTGACGCATTATCGCTGGCCGGGCAATGTGCGCGAGCTGGCCAACCTGATCGAGCGCCTGGCGATCTTGTTCCCCTATGGTGTGGTCGACGTCGGTGACCTGCCGGAGAAGTTCCGTGCCGGCATCCCGGTACCGGCTGTCGAAACCCCGGCGGACGAAGAATCCCTGCCGGTCGTCAGCATGCACGGCGACCAGCCCAATACCGTGTCGAGCATGCCGCGCCTGCCGGCCGAGGGTATCGACCTCAAGGTGCATCTCGCCAACATGGAACAAAGCCTGATCCGACAGGCCCTCGAAGAATCCAACGGCGTGGTCGCGCATGCCGCCAAGAAACTGAAGATGCGGCGTACGACACTCGTCGAAAAATTGCGCAAGTACGGTCTCCAGCGCGGCCAAGAGCTGACGGGCCTTTGA
- a CDS encoding HlyC/CorC family transporter, with the protein MNDLPLGALFGALIFLLVLSAFFSGSETALMTLNRYRLRHLASAGHPGAKLAERLLKNPDRLIGLILLGNNFVNILASSLATVIALRLGGEGAIAIAAGLLTLVVLIFSEVAPKTMAALYPEKLAFPAAWIYTPLLRVLFPMVWLVNLIANNVLRVLGIYPEDAEGNALSHEELRTVVNEAGAMIPKRHQKMLLNILDLEKVTVDDIMVPRSELDGIDLDNPLDLILEQLEQTPYTRVLVYRGSIDQVVGFLHSRRAMQALLDNELTQEALEGLIREPYYIPKGTPLNRQLLNFQRNRRRTALVVDEYGDVLGLVTMADLLEEIVGEFATDPSDAIADVQPQDDGSFLVDGAANLRELVRTMHWELPTDGPKTLNGLIVEHLESLPENGTSLLIAGYPVEVVQTQDNAVKTARIRPDERRETASDD; encoded by the coding sequence TTGAACGATCTGCCCCTGGGCGCGCTCTTCGGCGCCCTGATCTTCCTACTCGTTTTGTCTGCCTTTTTTTCCGGTTCGGAAACCGCCTTGATGACGCTGAACCGCTACCGGCTGCGCCATCTGGCGAGCGCCGGACACCCGGGCGCCAAGCTTGCCGAGAGGCTATTGAAGAACCCCGACCGCCTGATCGGTCTGATTCTGCTGGGCAACAACTTCGTCAACATCCTGGCTTCGTCGCTCGCCACCGTGATTGCGTTGCGTCTCGGAGGCGAGGGCGCGATAGCGATCGCCGCGGGCCTGCTGACGCTGGTCGTGCTGATCTTCTCGGAAGTAGCACCCAAGACCATGGCGGCGCTGTATCCCGAAAAGCTGGCCTTCCCTGCCGCCTGGATCTACACACCGTTGCTGCGCGTACTCTTCCCGATGGTTTGGCTGGTCAACCTGATCGCCAACAATGTGCTGCGGGTGCTCGGCATCTACCCGGAAGACGCCGAGGGCAATGCGCTAAGCCACGAGGAGCTGCGCACGGTCGTCAACGAAGCCGGCGCAATGATTCCCAAGCGCCACCAGAAGATGCTGCTCAACATCCTCGATCTGGAGAAGGTCACGGTCGACGACATCATGGTGCCGCGTAGTGAACTCGACGGCATCGACCTCGACAACCCGCTCGACCTGATTCTCGAACAGCTGGAACAGACGCCCTACACGCGTGTGCTGGTGTATCGCGGCAGCATCGACCAGGTCGTCGGCTTCCTGCATTCACGGCGCGCCATGCAGGCACTGCTCGACAACGAGCTGACGCAGGAAGCGCTCGAAGGACTGATTCGCGAGCCTTACTACATTCCGAAAGGCACGCCACTGAACCGCCAGTTGCTGAATTTTCAACGCAACCGTCGGCGTACCGCACTGGTCGTCGATGAATACGGCGACGTCCTCGGGCTGGTGACGATGGCCGACCTGCTCGAAGAGATCGTCGGTGAATTCGCCACCGACCCGTCGGATGCGATCGCCGACGTCCAGCCGCAGGACGATGGCAGCTTCCTGGTCGATGGTGCCGCCAACCTGCGTGAACTCGTCAGGACCATGCACTGGGAGCTACCCACCGACGGCCCCAAGACGCTCAATGGATTGATCGTCGAGCATTTAGAAAGCTTGCCGGAGAACGGCACCTCGTTGCTGATCGCCGGCTACCCGGTCGAGGTCGTGCAGACGCAGGACAACGCCGTGAAAACCGCCCGCATCCGACCGGACGAGCGACGCGAGACCGCCAGCGACGACTGA
- a CDS encoding PilZ domain-containing protein, with protein sequence MSDTSNEERRHFHRIATDKQVVITHDGTELHGTVLDISLHGLLFETDVAWNVESGATVRAHVVLNDETCCIDMEGEVAHVEAQRVGLKCVSIDLDSASNLRRLVELNLADDALLKRELAELVANQD encoded by the coding sequence ATGTCAGACACCTCCAACGAAGAGCGCCGACACTTTCACCGTATCGCGACCGATAAACAGGTGGTCATTACCCACGACGGTACGGAACTGCACGGCACGGTGCTGGATATCTCGCTGCACGGCCTGCTGTTCGAAACCGACGTGGCATGGAACGTCGAAAGCGGTGCCACGGTGCGTGCGCACGTCGTGCTCAACGACGAGACCTGCTGCATCGATATGGAGGGTGAGGTCGCGCACGTCGAAGCGCAACGGGTCGGCCTCAAGTGTGTCAGCATCGATCTGGACAGCGCCAGTAATCTGCGCCGCCTGGTCGAACTCAACCTTGCCGATGATGCACTGCTGAAGCGTGAACTGGCGGAGCTGGTCGCCAACCAGGACTGA
- the radA gene encoding DNA repair protein RadA — protein sequence MAKAAKTIYVCSECGAQSPKWAGQCGDCGAWNSLQETVAAPTPKADGRFSGYAGAEDTARIRNLSEVVAQENERLPTGLDELDRVLGGGLVTGSVVLIGGDPGIGKSTLLVQALALLARDHPAIYVSGEESAEQISMRAHRLGLPTEQLRLLTETCVERILSLIAVEKPKVLVLDSIQTFYTESLQSAPGSVAQVRESAARLVRYAKQSGTSLFLVGHVTKEGALAGPRVLEHMVDTVLYFEGESGSPYRLIRAIKNRFGAVNELGVFAMTDKGLREVANPSAIFLSRHQEQVPGSCILVTREGTRPLLVEVQALVDQSPLANPRRVALGLEQNRLSMLLAVMHRHGGIGMFDQDVFLNVVGGVRVTEPAADLPVLLSVLSSFRDHALPGDLATFGEVGLAGEIRPVPSGQERLREAAKHGFKRAIVPSANAPKRAIEGLEVIAVGRISEAIDAVVN from the coding sequence ATGGCCAAGGCCGCCAAGACGATTTACGTCTGTTCTGAATGCGGCGCGCAGTCGCCGAAGTGGGCAGGGCAGTGCGGCGATTGCGGTGCATGGAACAGCCTGCAGGAAACCGTCGCTGCGCCGACGCCGAAAGCCGATGGGCGTTTCAGTGGCTATGCGGGCGCTGAAGACACGGCACGCATCCGCAATCTCTCCGAAGTCGTCGCGCAGGAAAACGAACGCCTGCCGACCGGGCTCGATGAACTCGATCGTGTGTTGGGCGGCGGCTTGGTCACCGGTTCGGTGGTATTGATCGGCGGCGATCCCGGGATCGGCAAGTCGACCTTGCTCGTGCAGGCCCTGGCGCTGTTGGCGCGCGATCACCCGGCGATCTATGTCAGCGGTGAAGAGTCTGCCGAACAGATCAGCATGCGCGCGCACCGGCTGGGTCTGCCGACAGAGCAACTGCGGCTGCTGACCGAGACCTGTGTCGAACGCATCCTGTCGTTGATCGCGGTTGAAAAGCCCAAGGTGCTGGTGCTCGATTCGATTCAGACCTTCTACACCGAATCGCTGCAGTCGGCGCCCGGCTCGGTGGCGCAGGTGCGCGAATCGGCCGCGCGCCTGGTGCGCTATGCCAAGCAGTCCGGCACTTCATTGTTTCTGGTCGGCCACGTAACCAAGGAAGGCGCCCTGGCGGGACCGCGTGTACTCGAACACATGGTCGACACCGTGCTGTATTTCGAAGGCGAGAGCGGCAGCCCGTATCGTTTGATCCGTGCGATCAAAAACCGCTTCGGCGCGGTCAACGAACTTGGCGTGTTTGCGATGACCGACAAGGGGCTACGCGAAGTAGCCAACCCGTCGGCGATCTTTCTGTCGCGCCACCAGGAGCAGGTGCCGGGCAGCTGCATCCTGGTCACGCGTGAAGGCACGCGACCGTTGTTGGTCGAGGTGCAGGCCCTGGTCGACCAAAGCCCGTTGGCGAACCCGCGACGCGTCGCCCTGGGTCTCGAACAGAACCGACTGTCGATGCTGCTCGCCGTCATGCACCGTCACGGCGGTATCGGCATGTTCGATCAGGACGTATTTCTGAATGTTGTCGGTGGCGTGCGCGTCACTGAACCCGCGGCCGATCTGCCGGTATTGCTGTCGGTGTTGTCGAGCTTTCGCGATCACGCCTTGCCTGGCGATCTGGCGACGTTCGGTGAGGTTGGTCTGGCCGGCGAGATACGACCGGTGCCCAGTGGTCAGGAGCGCCTGCGCGAGGCTGCCAAGCACGGCTTCAAGCGCGCGATCGTACCGAGTGCGAATGCGCCGAAGCGCGCGATCGAAGGGCTGGAAGTGATCGCCGTGGGGCGGATCAGCGAAGCGATCGATGCCGTCGTAAATTAG
- the dnaB gene encoding replicative DNA helicase has protein sequence MADHGDAQMEALRVPPHSVQAEQAVLGGLMLDNGAWDKIADQITEQDFYRREHQLIFAAIASLSDADRPFDVVTLAEELESLETLDEVGGLPYLGMLANDTPSAANVQAYAAIVREQSVVRQLIKVGNQIAENGYRPKGRKVHELLDSAENLVFQIAEQQARGGGGFRSITRLLTETINRIEELYGSDDALTGVPTGFTDFDNKTSGLQKSDLIIVAGRPSMGKTTFSMNIAENVAVATGLPVAIFSMEMPGEALTMRMISSLGRVNQQAVRSGKLEDDDWPRVTSAVNILNNTKLFIDDTPALTPTDLRARCRRLTKEHGHLGLVVIDYLQLMQAPESGENRATEISAISRGLKALAKELNVPVIALSQLNRSLEQRPNKRPVMSDLRESGAIEQDADLIVFIYRDEVYNEDTPDKGKAEIIIGKQRNGPIGTVSLTFQGQFTRFDNFAYDVYGDDEY, from the coding sequence ATGGCAGATCACGGCGACGCGCAGATGGAAGCGTTGCGCGTACCGCCGCATTCCGTGCAGGCGGAGCAGGCCGTTTTGGGCGGTCTGATGCTGGACAACGGCGCCTGGGACAAGATCGCCGATCAGATAACCGAGCAGGATTTTTACCGCCGCGAACATCAGCTGATCTTCGCCGCGATCGCCAGCCTGTCGGATGCCGACCGGCCATTCGATGTCGTGACCCTGGCCGAGGAACTCGAAAGCCTCGAGACCCTCGACGAGGTCGGCGGGCTGCCGTACCTGGGCATGCTCGCCAACGACACGCCGAGTGCGGCCAACGTGCAGGCCTATGCGGCCATCGTGCGTGAGCAATCCGTTGTTCGCCAGTTGATCAAGGTCGGCAACCAGATCGCCGAAAACGGTTACCGGCCGAAAGGGCGCAAGGTGCACGAACTGCTCGACAGCGCCGAAAACCTGGTGTTTCAGATTGCCGAGCAGCAGGCGCGCGGCGGCGGTGGTTTCCGCTCGATCACCCGCCTGCTGACGGAGACGATCAATCGTATCGAAGAGCTGTACGGCAGCGACGATGCGCTGACCGGTGTGCCGACCGGGTTTACCGATTTCGACAACAAGACCTCCGGTCTGCAGAAGTCCGATCTGATCATCGTGGCCGGGCGCCCGTCGATGGGCAAGACGACGTTTTCGATGAACATTGCGGAGAACGTTGCCGTCGCCACGGGCCTGCCGGTCGCGATCTTCTCGATGGAGATGCCGGGCGAGGCACTGACGATGCGCATGATCTCGTCGCTCGGCCGCGTCAACCAGCAAGCGGTGCGCTCGGGCAAGCTCGAAGATGACGACTGGCCGCGCGTGACCTCGGCGGTCAACATCCTGAACAACACCAAGTTGTTCATCGACGATACGCCTGCCTTGACCCCGACGGATCTACGCGCGCGCTGTCGGCGTCTGACCAAGGAACACGGCCACCTCGGTCTTGTCGTGATCGATTATCTGCAGCTGATGCAGGCGCCGGAGTCCGGCGAAAACCGTGCGACCGAGATCTCGGCGATATCACGCGGCCTCAAGGCCCTGGCCAAAGAACTCAACGTGCCGGTCATCGCCTTGTCACAGCTCAACCGCTCGCTCGAGCAGCGCCCGAACAAGCGGCCGGTGATGTCCGACCTGCGTGAGTCGGGCGCCATTGAGCAGGACGCCGACCTTATCGTTTTTATCTACCGCGACGAGGTCTATAACGAAGACACTCCCGACAAGGGCAAGGCCGAGATCATCATCGGCAAGCAACGTAACGGTCCGATCGGCACCGTCAGTCTCACCTTCCAGGGTCAGTTCACGCGCTTCGACAACTTCGCCTACGACGTGTACGGCGACGACGAATATTGA